Proteins encoded within one genomic window of Apis mellifera strain DH4 linkage group LG1, Amel_HAv3.1, whole genome shotgun sequence:
- the LOC412263 gene encoding endoplasmic reticulum aminopeptidase 1 isoform X2 translates to MPGGTSTRESSEAIRMEPLGRTSSSRSPGQNGTANTTTEVPINSDSNTGLHKRSIYEHNGIVCSQKRALCIATVVFAILFAISLIIAFAGPQNDCPCAGEKPAIVDIEDDEKSSEPLATNGEVFPWNNVRLPTFAHPTRYNITIHPNLTTLEVKGQVTIEFYVDRETNYIVFHSKNLTINEKMIQDRKGHRLKISRLLEYPKHQQLYLELEESKFRKRGNYTVHLRFISKLSSELEGFYLSSYVTPEGEKRYLATTHFEPTYARSAFPCFDEPQFKAKFKVSIFRDRFHIALCNMPVMNTEDAGFYMGTGLLRDDFQESVEMSTYLVAFVVCDFKRVSELTKRNISVSVYASEAMLPQARYAVTTAARIMDYFESFFGVHYPLPKQDLIAIPDFGTGAMENWGLITYRETSILYDPEESSTNIHEWIGTIVAHELAHQWFGNLVTMKWWNDLWLNEGAASFFEYKGVNHISPEWSMMDKFILEKTQSALDLDALASSHPISVQVKDPNEIEAIFDNISYNKGASILNMLEGFLCEDVLKSGLNDYLNSHAYGNADTNDLWAAFTKHANNTFDVKAIMDTWTQQMGFPLITITRNGNTITAAQKRFLISPRENDTESQRARSSFDYKWYIPLSYYTDKEPRKLHNVWMNLTDVTFEIPSDVKYIKCNVNQSGFYRVTYPEEMWTSIIATLLNDHTKFSPADRANLIDDAFTLCEAGELNATVPLRLSLYLLNERDYAPWTTALRYLHSWKERLSESPGYKRYISFFKKLLIPVTKYVGWSDEGSHLKKLLRIAVLQSAVSIKLEDVVKPAKSLFDDWMLKGKRIAPNIRNVVYIAGIKFGGEKEWNHCWENYQETQVSSEKLIMLEALGASTDSWLLQRYLLRSLDRDMVKSQDMETVIISVASNSDGQFLVWRHLKAYWPQIHVLLGNGSLSGLISVVVSNFFTEYDYHEVSEFFKKVDVGSGQRALEQSLETIKFNIHWVKENADIVDRWLVNHSNVETS, encoded by the exons ACAGTAACACGGGATTGCACAAACGTAGTATTTACGAGCATAATGGAATTGTGTGTTCACAAAAAAGGGCTCTCTGCATAGCCACCGTTGTTTTTGCGATCCTTTTCGCCATATCACTCATCATTGCCTTCGCGGGACCACAAAACG actGCCCTTGCGCTGGAGAGAAGCCAGCCATCGTGGATATCGAGGACGATGAAAAAAGCAGCGAGCCTCTTGCGACTAATGGAGAg GTGTTCCCTTGGAATAACGTGAGATTACCTACGTTTGCGCATCCTACCAGGTACAATATCACCATCCATCCAAATCTTACAACGTTAGAGGTAAAAG GACAGGTCACGATCGAGTTCTACGTCGATAGAGAGACCAACTATATCGTCTTCCATAGTAAAAATTTGACAATAAACGAGAAA ATGATCCAAGACCGCAAAGGGcacagattaaaaatttcgagattgCTGGAATATCCGAAACaccaacaattatatttagagcTGGAAGAGAGCAAATTTCGAAAGAGAGGAAATTACACGGTACACTTGAGGTTCATCTCGAAACTTAGCAGCGAACTGGAGGGATTTTATCTTAGCAGCTACGTTACCCCGGAAGGAGAAAAGAG GTACCTCGCGACAACCCATTTCGAACCTACGTACGCACGCTCGGCATTTCCATGCTTCGACGAACCGCAATTCAAAGCTAAGTTCAAGGTTTCGATATTCAGAGACAGATTTCACATCGCGTTGTGCAACATGCCTGTAATGAACACCGAGGACGCGGGATTTTACATGGGCACGGGACTC ctCCGCGACGACTTCCAAGAATCCGTAGAGATGTCCACGTATTTGGTGGCGTTCGTCGTGTGCGATTTCAAACGAGTCTCGGAActaacgaaaagaaatatttccgtGAGCGTTTACGCGTCAGAGGCGATGCTCCCGCAGGCGAGATACGCGGTGACAACAGCCGCTCGTATAATGGATTACTTCGAGTCTTTTTTCGGGGTACATTATCCGTTGCCCAAGCAAG ATCTGATAGCCATCCCCGATTTCGGCACCGGGGCGATGGAAAACTGGGGCCTGATCACGTATCGGGAGACGTCGATACTTTACGATCCGGAAGAGTCGTCGACCAACATTCACGAGTGGATCGGGACGATCGTGGCTCACGAACTGGCCCATCAATGGTTCGGCAATCTGGTCACCATGAAATGGTGGAACGACTTGTGGTTGAACGAGGGGGCGGCCAGTTTCTTCGAGTACAAGGGGGTGAATCACATTTCACCCGAGTGGAGCATGATGGACAAGTTTATATTGGAGAAAACGCAATCGGCGCTCGACCTCGACGCGTTGGCCAGCAGTCATCCTATAAGCGTCCAGGTCAAAGATCCGAACGAGATCGAGGCGATATTCGACAATATCAGTTACAATAAGGGTGCTTCCATTCTCAACATGCTCGAAGGCTTTTTATGCGAGGACGTTCTCAAAAGCGGGTTGAACGATTATCTGAATTCGCACGCGTATGGAAATGCAGACACCAACGATCTTTGGGCGGCCTTTACCAAACATGCCAATAACACTTTTGACGTGAAA GCTATCATGGACACGTGGACGCAGCAAATGGGTTTCCCTCTGATCACGATTACGCGCAACGGGAATACGATCACAGCTGCTCAGAAGAGATTTCTAATTTCGCCGAGGGAAAACGACACGGAATCGCAACGAGCGAGATCGTCGTTCGACTACAAATGGTACATCCCATTGAGCTACTACACGGACAAGGAACCGCGCAAACTTCACAACGTGTGGATGAATTTAACCGACG tgACGTTCGAGATACCTAGCGACgtgaaatacataaaatgtaaCGTGAATCAAAGCGGGTTTTATCGCGTAACTTATCCGGAAGAGATGTGGACGTCGATCATCGCTACCTTGTTGAACGATCACACCAAGTTCAGCCCAGCGGACCGTGCTAATCTTATCGACGATGCGTTCACGTTGTGCGAGGCGGGCGAGTTGAACGCCACCGTCCCTCTTCGATTGTCCCTTTACCTTTTGAACGAAAGGGATTACGCTCCGTGGACAACGGCGCTCAGATATCTACATTCTTGGAAAGAGAGATTGAGCGAGAGTCCTGGATACAAAAGATATATCTCGTTCTTTAAGAAACTCTTGATTCCGGTCACGAAATACGTGGGTTGGTCCGACGAGGGGTCTCATTTGAAGAA ATTATTGAGGATCGCCGTACTTCAATCGGCTGTGTCTATAAAATTGGAAGACGTGGTAAAACCAGCCAAATCCCTTTTCGATGATTGGATGTTGAAAGGTAAACGGATCGCGCCCAATATACGGAACGTGGTGTACATTGCag GAATCAAGTTTGGCGGTGAAAAGGAGTGGAATCATTGCTGGGAAAATTATCAAGAGACTCAAGTATCGAGCGAGAAACTGATAATGTTGGAAGCGTTGGGAGCGAGCACAGATTCTTGGTTGCTGCAACGTTATCTTTTACGATCGTTGGACCGTGACATGGTGAAATCGCAAGACATGGAAACCGTTATAATTTCCGTCGCCTCCAATTCCGACGGTCAATTTCTCGTGTGGCGTCACCTTAAAGCGTATTGGCCTCAGATACACGTTTTACTTGGCAATGGATCGTTGAGCGGACTTATATCTGTCGTGGTTTCCAACTTTTTCACGGAATACGACTACCACGAG GTTTCGGAATTCTTTAAAAAGGTGGATGTCGGGAGCGGTCAACGAGCATTGGAACAAAGCCTGGAAACGATCAAGTTCAATATTCATTGGGTAAAAGAGAATGCGGATATCGTCGATCGATGGCTGGTGAATCATTCGAACGTTGAGACGAGTTAA